A window of Streptomyces sp. Je 1-332 genomic DNA:
AGGCGACCTGGAACAAGCGCAGATGCTGGGCCACCGTCAGGGTGTCGTTGACCACTGCCTGCTGCGGGCAGTACCCCAGAGTGCCGAAACGCTGCACGCTGCCGCCATCCGGCATGAGTTGTCCCACGGCGATCCGCAGCAACGTGCTCTTGCCGGAGCCGTTCTCGCCCACCACGCCCGCGAGCATTCCCGCCGACACCGTGAAATCCGCGCCCCGCAACACTGCCCGCCGTCCGTACGCCTTGTGCACGGCCCTGATCCGCAGCCGTGTCTCTGATGCCATCTCGCTGTGTCCTTCGCCGTCTACCGCACCAGCAGTCTTCGCCAGGCCAACGCGGCCGGGGGCTCACGGACACGCAGGACAAGCGTGGTTGCAGCGATCGCCTGAAGGGGGAGACCCTGGAGATTGAGCGTGCACTTGGGACGCGCTGCCTCGTTCATCGACCGTGACGGTGATCATCGCTAGAACCGGCAGGACGAGAGTTGCGCGGCACCTGAGCCGGTACTTCGCTCCACCCTGCATGCCGGTCTTCGCCGGAGGTGCGGTCAGTTGGCGCCTCACCTGGCCCCACTACGAGGGCCTGTGGTGGGGACTGTGCGGCAGCGGCACTTGGGCCTTGCTGTCTGCGGCCGTGGCCTTCTCCGGTACACGCCTGCAGTGGTGGCCAGGCCCCGTCCCCTCCGAGCGACGGCCCCGGCTCATGTTGCTGGCTGCAAGCGTCATCACCGCAGCAGCCGTCTGGCTGGTCTGCGACACCCTTGGCGCTCCCGCCGCGCTCCTGGCGATGGGGTGCATGGCTCCGCTACTGGCAGCGCTGCTCTTTGCCTGCACCTACGCCGGCAACATCTCCCTGCACACCAGCTCGGCAGCCGCCAGCGTCACCCTCTTGACCCTGCGACTAGACCCGGCCTGGGCTCTGCTGTATCTCCTCGTCGCAGCCATCGGTTGGTCCCGCCTCCACTTGCGCGCCCACACGCCTGCCCAGGTCTTTGCCGGTGCCGCAGCGGGGGCCATGGTCTGCAGCACCATGCTCTACATCGCTCCGCTGGGCGCGCGCTAGGCTCTGCGGCCAATCCGAACCGGAGCGTATGACGCAACTTCGTGTGATCCCGCTGTAGAGCCCGCGCGCTCCGCGAAGCCGGTACCGCGAGTACATCCGCCGCTGGGTCGCCACCCTGCAGACCTACTGGCTGCACCGCTGGCAACCGCAAGATCTACCACCACTGAACCCGAGCACCGCCCGGGGCCCGGATCCCTGACAGCGATCCGCGCGCGCCCACGGTGAAGACCACAACGCCTCGTGTTCGTCCATGCCCGGGAATACCGCGCACCAGTTTTACGTACGCGGAACCAGCTGTCCGACTGAGGTCGCCGCCGCGGGCGTACCTTGCTTCGGCGCAGGCGGTGACCCGTGCGTACCCGCGGGCTGGCTGGTGTCACCATCGACGAAGCCTGCGCCGCCCACAGAACCGACCGGGCCGACTGGGCCAGCGAACAACGGCTGCGCGATCTCCCCGAACTTGCTGTACTCGACGCCGGACTCGGCCGGGAAGCGCACCCCGTAAATAGGCAGCACCACCGCCCGGACGCGGGGGCGTCTTGATGCGTGGCCAGCCGACCTCCGGCAACCCTTCATCCGTCTCGCTCGGCGGCACGCCAGCGCATGCTCGATCCGGCACCGCTGGTGCATCTCTGGCGGGCCCACCCCGTACATGGCCACCCGACCATCCGAGAGAACAATCCACCGATGCTCCGCCGGCACCCCGTATGCGCCAGCGGCTCCATGCCCGGCTCCAACATGTGCCAGTCGTTGTCCAGAGTCCGCACCCGCTCCTGCGGCAACCCGCCGTAGATGCACATGAACGTCTGCGCGCGGCCGAGATGCCGCGCCCCCTCGCTTGGTCCCATGCCGTGAGAGTGCTGGCCACCGCGGCATGCCGCACGGCCCGAACCGGACGGGGTATTTGCGGTGCGGGAATCCCCGCCCGGTACGCGAGTTGAACGGGGCATGGTTCCGGCCCGGGAGGGCTGGCTCGCTCGAACGCGCACGAGGGGGTTCTCGGCACGGAACAGGACGCGAGCGGATCCGGGCCGTAGCGCGCACCGCGATGCCGGACATGTTAGAAGCCTGGCCCCCGGCAGAGCCGCGTCCTTGCCTGTCAGGCTGGGTTTCCCACCGAGGCCCGGGCCGCATCAGGGGTTGGGACGGCCACCGTGTCCTCGGTGACAGCGGCTTTCGCCGGCACCCAGATCCCGAGTTTCTCGAGGATCTTCTTCTCGATCTCGTTGGCGAGATCGGGGTTGTCCTTCAGGAAGTTGCGGGCGTTCTCCTTGCCCTGGCCGAGCTGGTCGCCCTCGTACGTGTACCAGGCGCCCGCCTTGCGGACGAAGCCGTTCTCCACGCCCATGTCGATCAGGCCGCCCTCGCGGCTGATGCCCTGGCCGTAGAGGATGTCGAACTCGGCCTGCTTGAAGGGGGGCGCGACCTTGTTCTTGACGACCTTGACGCGGGTGCGGTTGCCGACCGCGTCCGTGCCGTCCTTCAGGGTCTCGATCCGGCGGATGTCGAGCCGCACCGAGGCGTAGAACTTCAGCGCGCGACCACCGGTCGTGGTCTCCGGCGAGCCGAACATCACGCCGATCTTCTCGCGCAGCTGGTTGATGAAGATAACCGTCGTCTTCGTCTGACTGAGCGCGCTGGTGATCTTTCGGAGGGCCTGGCTCATCAGGCGGGCCTGCAGTCCCATGTGGGAGTCGCCCATCTCACCCTCGATCTCGGCGCGTGGCACCAGGGCCGCGACGGAGTCGATCACGATCAAGTCGAGCGCGCCGGAGCGGATCAGGATGTCGGCGATCTCCAGTGCCTGCTCGCCGTTGTCCGGCTGGGACAGGATGAGATTGTCGGTGTCGACGCCGAGCTTCTTGCCGTACTCCGGGTCCAGGGCGTGCTCGGCGTCGATGAACGCCACCGAGCCGCCGGCCTTCTGCGCGTTCGCCACCGCGTGCAACGTCAGCGTCGTCTTACCGGAGGACTCCGGCCCGTACACCTCCACCACACGGCCGCGGGGCAGACCGCCCACACCAAGAGCCACGTCCAGCGCGGTCGATCCGGTAGGGATCACCTCCATGGGCTCATTGGGCCGCTCGCCGAGGCGCATGACCGCACCCCGGCCAAATTTCCGCTCGATCTGTGCGAGCGTGATGTCCAGCGCGTTTTCGTGCTCGGTTCCTGCCATGAGCTTTCACCCGGTCCGATTGTGTGGCACGCCGCACGTCGGAAGACGTGAGCGTCTACTGCCGACAACGGACGTCTCGGAGATCCCAGTAAACGAACATCCGATCGATTTGCGTGTCCATCGAAAGGTACCGCACCGCAGGGAAGCGGGACGGGACGCGCACCGAACCGCTCCGGCGGCAGACCGCGCCGCAGCCCGATTCCCCTCCCGGAACCACGGCGCCGTCGTACGTCGTCACTGCCTCCGAGAATGCGCTGCACCGACTTCGCGACGTATGACGGCGGCGCGTCAGGCGTTGTCGACCCTGTTCAAACGAGCCTTCGGGCTGCCTGGGTGTGCCCGCGCGCCAGGAATCGGTGCCCGGGGTCGCCGGCCTCGTAAGGGGTTGTTCACGGCGCGGGGTGCTGTGGCCAAGTTGCTGGCGATGACCGTTTAACCCCGCGCGGCCGGCGTGGTCGAGGAGTCCGGCGGCAACCATAGTGTCGCCGTGGCAGAGAAGTCGGCCGCCTCGCCGCCGCCAACGGTGGACCGACCGGCGTCGTGGTCTCGGTCGGCGGCGGTGGTCTGTTCGCCGGGGTGGCCGCGGCGCAGCGGGCGCCTCGGTCGGGCCTGCGCGTGTGGGGTGTGGAGACCATCGGCGCCGCCGCGATGCCCCGGGCGCTGGTCTGCGGCGGGCCGGTCCAGATGGATCTGGACTCATGTATCAGCAACCGGTCAAGATCACCTGTCAGCTCGAACCTTTACGACACCAACTCCGAGGCCGCGGGTCCAGGTTGTCTCCGGGAGGGGCCGTCCTGGTCCCGCAGGATCTTCACGGCCCGGTCGAAGGCCGAGTCCTTGTTCTGGTCGAACTCCTCCGTGGTGAAGACCGGCTCGGTGAGGTGCGGCGGGATACCCGCGCCGTCGAAGGTCCTGCCCGACCGGGTCAGCAGCTCCTCGTTCGGCAGCCAGACCGACATGCCGTTGGGGAGCTTGCGCACCATGACGTCCGAGAAGACGCCCTGCGTGGGCTGCCCGATCCGCGCGGTCCGGCCGGGCCGGTCCATGAGGGCCTGGGTGAAGGTCTCTCCCGCACTGACGGTCGAGCCGCCGGTCAGTACGGCGACCGGTCCGGTGTAGCGGGGGGCCTGGGAGGGCGTGACGTACAGGGGCTGGGGGCGTGTGTGACGCGTGGGGTCCGCGGGATCGTTGCGGGCTCGCTTGGAGTAGGCGAGGTAAGGGGTGTCGGTCAGCCGCCCGGCGACGTGGAGCCCCATGGCATCGGAGCCGCCGCCGTTGATCCGCAGGTCGATGACCAGGCCCTTCAGGTGACGGGTGCGTTCCTGGCCGAGGATCGTGTCCAGCGCCTTGTCGAGCTCGGCCAGCTCGGCGGCGTAGGAGGCCTCGCCACCCGCGTAACCGCCGAAGCCGGAGATCCGCAAGTAGCCCTGTCCGCCGGGGAGGTCGGCGTAGGTGATCCGCCCGGCGGCGAAGTCCTTGAGGTTCCGGGCGTTCTTGAGGTCACGCTCCACAATGAACTTCTTGACCTTGGCGTCGAGCTTCCCATCGGGCCGGACGGTGCCTGGGCGGACCCGCGCGAACGCCCGGTCAGGGTCGCCGTCGCCGTCGCCGTCGACGTCCCAGACGGCGACGTGGGCGTCGTGGAGCGGCTCGACCATCTTGCTGAAGACGGCGAAGAGTTCGTCCGGGGTCGTCCCTTCGTGGACGGTGGGCCGGTACCGGTCGCGTACGGCGTGCCAGTCGACGCCCTTGGCGGCGAAGAAGGGATAGTTCTCCTCGAATGACTGCCAGAAGACGTCGAAGGATGCGAGCGGGCCCCGGGCGGCGGAACGCGTGCAGGTGTCGGGCAGTTCGGTCATCCGGCGAAGGTTCCGTTCGCCGACATCGCTGTCCAGCCGTACGGAAGCGCGGTCGTGGCCCCCGCGGGTGCGCACGGTGAGGACGGTGCCTCCAGGCGTGGTGTAGGCGCCGGAGCCGCTCCGTTGCGCGGTGTCGCCCGCGATGCAGCTGACGGCGGTGGTCTGGTACTCCTGCAGGGTTCCGTTCCGGATGGACAGCACGGTGCCGTAGCCATCGGTGCGCCAGATTCCGTCTGTGGCCGGCTGGTGGGTGATGGCGGCCGGCGTGGCTGTGCCCAAGAGGGCCAGGGCGACGGTGGCGGCCGTAACGATGCGCACGATCTTGCCTTCTCTGTAGGCGACTTGCTGGGTACCGCCCCACCGTCGCCGAGACAAGATCTACCGGGCCATCCGGCTGGCCGGTCGATCGGGGGTGGGGCCAGCCCCCGCAACCCGGGCCCCATGCTGTCAGTGTCAGTGTCAGTGTCTGTGGGCTCTGGCTTACTTTTCGTGGAGGGTTGATTGACCGTAATGTCGGCCTCCTGTGGCCAGCGGTGAGAGGCTGACGTGAGCCAGTACTACGACTTGGGCGACCGAACCCTGTGGAACCCGTCCAAGGACAGGGTGTTCCCGCCCGACTCCGCCGACAACGGCAGCAGCTGTCAGGCGGGGAGGGGTAACGCGGACTGTGGTGAGGGCCCGGGCCGTCCGGCGTGCCTCAAGGCTGCTGTTCTTCCGGTCGGCGTCCGGGTACCGCACACGCGGCCGCCCCGCCGGGCATGCGATGTCGGTTGGCCGCCACTAGTCGGTAGACACCGTGGGCGGCCCATCGCATGGGAGGCAGCATCAACGACGCGCCCAGCAGTGACCATCCACGGCCTGCGCTCAGCAGGGCCTTCGCGACAGCCTGCGCACCTCCGTACACCGTGCCCGCCGGGGTCACCCAGAGCACCTCGTACTGGGCACGCTCTCGAGCGACGCCGAGCTTGTCCAGGTCAGCGAACTGCCACGGAACCACGTCACAACGAGGCCGGACACGGCGCTCAGCGAACCTCACCGAGGTGGTGCAGAAACCGCAGTCCCCATCGAAGACGAGCACAGGCTGACTCAACATGACTCCATCATGACGCGCTCGGCACCACCCCACGACTACCGGGCTCTCGGCTGATTGTGTAGATGACACCCCCGGGTGGCGTTGGTAGCGGCCCGCGGCAACCGGCGCTCGCGCGGTGCTGGCGTGCCCATGGACGGAGGGCTGCGTGCGTTGCGGAGTCCGCAACGTGCTGCTCTCCGCGGGCGAAGTCACCTGGAGGGTTCATCCCCAGCGCGTGGAAGCAGGAGCCTGCATCCGTATGAGCGAGTCAGGATCAGGACATCCCGGTCGGGAGGCGTGTCATGGGAGAGGAGCCCCCGCGCCGCCAGACGCTGAGTCATATCCTCAGAGCATGCCAGCAGATGCGTCTCGCAGCCCACGTCGCCCCTATGTCGTAGCGCATACCGCCATCTCCCTAGAAGGCGCGACCACGGGCTTCCCGCCGAACGTGGGCCGCTTCTACGAGCTGGCTGCCACCTGGAACGAGGACATCACTCTGGCCGGGGCCGACACCATCCTCGCCCAGGAGCAGACGCTGGCAGCAGCTTCGCGCCCCGGACCTGCCGCGGATGGACCGCTCCTGGCCGTCGTGGACGGCAAAGGACGCATCCGGCAGTGGCAGGCGCTGCGCGACGTCGGGCACTGGTCGAATGTCATTGCCCTGTATGCGCAGTCCACCCCACCACGGCCCCCATCCTCGACCGTGCCCGAACTTGTCTCCGGGACCGAGCGAGTCGATCTGGCCGAGGCTATCAGCGAACTCGGGCGTCGTGAGGGTGCCGAGGTCGTACGTGTGGACAGCGGCGGTTCCCTCACCGGCGCGCTGCTGGAGGCAGGATTGCTGGACGAAGTGAGCCTGCTTATTCATCCTTGCCTCGCCGGTTCACGAGTTCGACATCCCTGGTACGGATCGGCGCCCTACCTTGCCGACGCGCTGGAGCTCGTCGAGAGCCAATCCTTCGATGATGGCCTCGTCTGGTTGCGCTACCGCACCGCAGGTCAGCCCGCCGCGGACCATCCGAAATCGCCATGACGACCGCGAAGCACCGCTGTTCCACTGCGTGCGTTCCTTTGGCCCAACGTCGCTCACCTGCAAGGCGACCAGTTGCCGAGGATCGAAGCGGCCGACTCCACTGCGGACTTGCCCAGCCTCCGGAACTTCGCACAGCACCTTGAACGCGATCATCGACGCCGTCATCGCGGACCTCACGATTCCCTGCAACTCCGGGTGTTCGGTCGTGCAGGACTCGAACCCCTCCGCAAGCGGGTCCTGTTCTACGAATAGGGGTCAGGTCAGGAGTCTTCCTCAACGAGGCCGCACCCCTCAGGGCAGCCCGCCAGGAATTCGTGACGCGATGGGGCCGCCTCCTCCGCGGCCATCGAACCGAGCAGGTCGATGAACTCGATTCGCTGCTCGCTCGACAGCTGTGTCACCAGATGGGCAACACCCTCCAGCACCTTGACCGCGTCATCCCGGTCCATCTGCTCGTCCTCGCAAACCCCTCAACGAGCCAGAGAACATTGATCAAAGTCCGCGCCAGAGCACGGGTCAGCGACGAGTACGCAGGATCATGATCGGCGAGTGGGTCCTTTCCGGTCTCTGTCGCAGCAAGCAGCTGATCTACGGATAGGCACCAGAAGGCCTCCGGGTGCGCTGCGGATGCGCGACTGAACCAGTCGCCCGAGCTGACAGCCGGCCTTCCCCCTGGGCGGGCTATCCGGTAGGTGGCCGGTGGGACAGACTGGCCCGGCCTGGGCACGCGACTACCACTTGGAGCACGTCGGATGAGTAGCAACGTACTGACCTTTTACGGCGGGCCGAGAAGAATCGACGGCCAGGGCCAGTCGAAAGTAGCGGACATGGTCAGTTTCTCCGACACGTCAGGACCGGCACCGTCGGCCGTGTACGTGGAACGCGAACTGCCGCCAGGAGGCACGTCCGCGTACCTCGCGGCCCGGCGCAGTGGGGCCCGTTCTTTCACCCTGTGGACCGACGATCAACGCCGGGCACGGGTGGCCACCGTGGTGACCCTGTCGGCCGGCGCCGGTGTCGCGAGGTTTCAGGTGCTCGGCGCGCACGGCGAGGTCATTGGCACGCTCATGCGCGAGAAGGCACTCCGCGGCAGGCGCCTGCGTACCCGCTGGACCGTGCACCAGCCCGGCGGTTCCGAAGCGGTCGGCTTCAAGGGGAGGATCGTGTGGTGGTGGATGTGGTGGCTCTTGCTGCCCCTGATGACGGTGGTCCTCCTGATCAGTGTCTTTGACAGCGTTCCTGGCAACGAGGGTGGCTTCGCACGCGCACCCCGGCGCATCCGGTGGCGCGCGAACGGGCAGGTCCCGCTGGAGTTCAGATCCAAGGGCGACAAACTGCACGTACACGCACCTGGTGTGGACTGGCGGCTGGCGGCCGCGCTGATCGCCCTCCTGCGCAGCTTCAACGCCGGCGCGTGGGACTCGGTGAAGTAGCGACCCGGGGGACGACGCTCCGGCGCGGTGTGCGCTGTGGTGGCGGCCACTGGTGTTCCGGGGCCGCGCACGGTAGAACGGGGCTTCATGTCTGATCAGTGGCCGGCCCAACACCCGGCGCCAAGGCCCTTGCCCGGCACGCCCGGCGGGTACGGGCCGCCGCGGTTCCAGGAGGTCAGCGCCGTGTACCGCCGTTGGGCCGGTGTCTTGCTCTGGCTCGCGATCGCTGTCACGGGTCTCATGGTGACCGCTTTCGTGGCCAGCATCGTCTTCCTGGTGAATGCGGACGGGGACGACGCCGCCTACGGCTACCTCGCGCTCTTCCTCTGGCTTGGGATCGCCGCTGCGATTCCGGTGCTGCTGGCGCTCGGTATCCCCGCAATCGTCATGAAGCGGCGT
This region includes:
- a CDS encoding dihydrofolate reductase family protein — encoded protein: MPADASRSPRRPYVVAHTAISLEGATTGFPPNVGRFYELAATWNEDITLAGADTILAQEQTLAAASRPGPAADGPLLAVVDGKGRIRQWQALRDVGHWSNVIALYAQSTPPRPPSSTVPELVSGTERVDLAEAISELGRREGAEVVRVDSGGSLTGALLEAGLLDEVSLLIHPCLAGSRVRHPWYGSAPYLADALELVESQSFDDGLVWLRYRTAGQPAADHPKSP
- the recA gene encoding recombinase RecA, which codes for MAGTEHENALDITLAQIERKFGRGAVMRLGERPNEPMEVIPTGSTALDVALGVGGLPRGRVVEVYGPESSGKTTLTLHAVANAQKAGGSVAFIDAEHALDPEYGKKLGVDTDNLILSQPDNGEQALEIADILIRSGALDLIVIDSVAALVPRAEIEGEMGDSHMGLQARLMSQALRKITSALSQTKTTVIFINQLREKIGVMFGSPETTTGGRALKFYASVRLDIRRIETLKDGTDAVGNRTRVKVVKNKVAPPFKQAEFDILYGQGISREGGLIDMGVENGFVRKAGAWYTYEGDQLGQGKENARNFLKDNPDLANEIEKKILEKLGIWVPAKAAVTEDTVAVPTPDAARASVGNPA
- a CDS encoding S41 family peptidase, encoding MRIVTAATVALALLGTATPAAITHQPATDGIWRTDGYGTVLSIRNGTLQEYQTTAVSCIAGDTAQRSGSGAYTTPGGTVLTVRTRGGHDRASVRLDSDVGERNLRRMTELPDTCTRSAARGPLASFDVFWQSFEENYPFFAAKGVDWHAVRDRYRPTVHEGTTPDELFAVFSKMVEPLHDAHVAVWDVDGDGDGDPDRAFARVRPGTVRPDGKLDAKVKKFIVERDLKNARNLKDFAAGRITYADLPGGQGYLRISGFGGYAGGEASYAAELAELDKALDTILGQERTRHLKGLVIDLRINGGGSDAMGLHVAGRLTDTPYLAYSKRARNDPADPTRHTRPQPLYVTPSQAPRYTGPVAVLTGGSTVSAGETFTQALMDRPGRTARIGQPTQGVFSDVMVRKLPNGMSVWLPNEELLTRSGRTFDGAGIPPHLTEPVFTTEEFDQNKDSAFDRAVKILRDQDGPSRRQPGPAASELVS
- a CDS encoding DUF393 domain-containing protein; this translates as MLSQPVLVFDGDCGFCTTSVRFAERRVRPRCDVVPWQFADLDKLGVARERAQYEVLWVTPAGTVYGGAQAVAKALLSAGRGWSLLGASLMLPPMRWAAHGVYRLVAANRHRMPGGAAACAVPGRRPEEQQP
- a CDS encoding phosphatase PAP2 family protein, whose translation is MLLAASVITAAAVWLVCDTLGAPAALLAMGCMAPLLAALLFACTYAGNISLHTSSAAASVTLLTLRLDPAWALLYLLVAAIGWSRLHLRAHTPAQVFAGAAAGAMVCSTMLYIAPLGAR